DNA from Myxococcus guangdongensis:
CCCCTTGCCCACCTTCACCGCGGCCAGCCGCCCGCCCACCTCGAAGCCCACCTGGAGCATCTGCGCGGGGAACAGCGTGCCCGTCACCTCCTCGCGCGGCGCGGCCTTCACCGTGCGCGCGGACACCAGCTTCACGGACGGCGGCGCGGCCTCCGTCTTGGCGCCAGCGGCGGGCGTGGACGAGGCGTCCGCCCGGGAACAGGCGGACACGGACAACGTCGCGGCGACGAGCCCCGCCACGGCGAGCGCCCTCGGGGCGCGGGAGTTCCTGGAGAGGTTCACGGACGTTTCCTCGGGGTGTGGCGGGTCTTCGCGCGGGCGGGTTCCCGACGCGTGGAAGTCTGGGGTCGCTGCGCGCGCGCGGGAGGGCGGGCGACAGCGGGCGTCTCGAAGCGGGGCAGCGTGCCGCCCTCGCACAGGCGCTGGAGCGTGTGCGCCCAGGCGCTCAGGTCCGGCTTCTCCTGCAAGTGGACCATGCGCTGCGCGAGCAGCACGAACGCGCCGACGATGAACGAGGCGAACAGCCGCGCGTCCATCTCCTGGTCCACCGCGCCCGCCTCCTGCAGCCGTCGGAAGTCGCGCGCCACGCGCTCCACCTGCGCGTCCGTCATGCGCCACAAGAGCGACTCGAAGGGCGTGCCCTGGCTGCCGTTGACGAGCACCGCGACGATGTCCCGGTGGGCCCACATCAGCTCGAGCGACTCCAGGTCGAAGTCGATTTCGGTCTGGAAGAAGCACTGGTAGCGCTCGGTGCGCTCCAACCTGTCTCTCGGCCCGGGCAACCCGTGCTCGCGCAGGTGGCGCTCCATCGCCTCCATCCGTCGCGAGTTCATCGCGTTGAGCCGCGTCTCGAACGAGGTGAGCACCTCGGCGAACAGCGCCTCCTTCGACTCGAAGTGCAGGTAGAAGGCGCCCTTGGAGAGTCCGCACGCGGCGGTGATGTCCTCGATGCGCGCTCCGCGCAGCCCCTTGCGGGCGAACTCCGCCCGGGCGGCGGTCATCAGGGCTTCCCTGGCGTGGGGGTCCGCGGGTCTCGGCATGACGGACCCGTTACTAACCCGCCAGTCAGTAATGGCGCAATGTGAGTGAACGGCGGGTCAGAAACCCCGCCATCCATCCACCCCGGAGGCCGGGCTCACGTCTGGGGAGTACCCGCGCCCACACGCGACAGGGCGGTGCACAGCGGACACGCGGCAGGGCCGTGGGGCACGTCGCGGCGGTGCAGGTCCAGCACGGCGCGGGAGATTTCCGCCAGCTCGCGGCGCACCTCGCGCCGGGCGCCCTTCACGCGGGCGATGCTCATGTCGTCGTACTGGGTCGTCTGGTGGCGCATCCAGGCGATGACGGCGGCCTCGGCGCGGCGCTCCACGGGGATGCGCTCCGTGCGGGCCACGGTGCCGCTGCCCACGGGGGTGGCGTGCGCGGAGACGAGCACCGCCAGCTTCTTGGCGTGGGAGAGCCACGCGGGGGAGAAGGCGAGGAAGCGCAGCACGCTGTTGGCGAAGTCGACCTCGTACTCCTCCTGTTCGCGGGCGCGGCGCTCGCGGCCGGCGGCCAGCTTCTTGGCGTAGGCGGGAGTGGCGCGCTCGGCCTCCAGCGCGGCCTTGGCCTGGAGGATGTGCGGCGCGGGGGCCCACACGCCTCGGGAGAAGAGCTTGCGGCCCACCTTCTCCACCACGGTCCAGGTGGGGCCCGCGGCCTTCACGCGGCGGGTGAGGCCGGCGTCACCAGGAGGCAGCAGGGCCCAGCCCTCCGGCACGGAGAGCACGCGGCCATCCGGGGCGCGCACGCGGCGGGGGTCCGAGGTGGGGGCGAACGTCAGGGATTCGGGCATGGCGGTGTCTGGGGGGCGGCTCACATAGCACGGGCGGGTCCAAAGCCTGCTAAATGGCGCCTCGCGCCCTGGCGGTCCGGGCGCGGGAGACACTCTTCGCGTGGGAAGTGCCGGCATGTCCCTCCTCAGGCTCACCTTCCTCGGCACCTCCGCCGCCCAGCCCACCCTGCACCGCAACCTGTCGGGCCTCGCGGTGAAGGCGGACACGGACCTGCTGCTGTTCGACTGCGGCGAGGGCAGCCAGCGGCAGATGGTGCGCTTCGGCACGGGCTTCACGGTGGACGCGGTCTTCTTCACGCACTTCCACGCCGACCACTACCTGGGAATCATCGGCTTCTTGCGCACGCTGGGGATGATGGGGCGCGAGCACGCCATCCACCTGTATGGCCCGCCCCCGGCCCGGCGCCTGTTGCACCAGGCGGTGCACCTGGGCGTGGAGGCCATGTCCTTCCCCGTCGAAATCCACGAGGTGAAGGACGGGGACGTGGTGCAGCGCAACGGCTACGCGCTGCACGCCATCGGCGTGGACCACCGCATCAACGCGCTGGCGTACGCGCTGGTGGAGGACGAGCGGCCGGGGCGCTTCCACCTGGAGAAGGCGCGCGAGCTGGGCGTGCCGCCGGGGCCCCACTACGGAAAGCTGCAGAAGGGGGAGAGCGTCACGCTGGAGGACGGGCGCGTGGTGAAGCCCGAGGACGTGCTGGGCGCGCCGCGGCCGGGGCGCAAGCTGGTCATCTCCGGGGACACGCGGCCGTGCGCCGCGGTGGTGAAGGCGGCCCAGGACGCGGACCTGCTCATCCACGAGTCCACCTTCTCCGATGACGAGCAGGCGCGGGCGCTGGAGACGCATCACTCCACGGCGCGCGAGGCGGCGCGGGTGGCGAGGGAGGCGGGAGCACGCAGGCTGGTGCTCACCCACCTGTCCAGCCGCCACGACACGGACCCCGCGAAGCTGCTCACGCAGGCGCGCGAGGAGTACAAGGGGCCCTGTGAGGTGGCGTACGACGGCTTCACCCTGGAGCTGCCGCTGCGCGACTGACGCGCGGCGGCTCCTCGGGGCACAGCGACTTCGTTACTGAATCTTCTCCGCCTCGGCGCGCAGGGCGGTGGCCGACTCGGCGTCCACCTTCTGCAGCAGCTCCCACTCCATCTCCGGGTCGCGGTTGAAGGTGGTGCCGTCGGCGCGCGGAGCCGGGTCGTTGAACTCCGACTGCTGGCGACCGCCGCTCTGGGCGCCGCGGGTCTCGGTGGACAGCTGCTTGTGGTACTCGATGGTGCACTGGCCGGGGCCGCGCTCCACGGCCTTCACCAGGTAGCGCACCATGGTGGTGCCCAGCGACGAGGGGGCGCCGTGCATGAGCCACTCGGTGGACGCCTCGAAGCCCTCCTTGCCCGCGCGCATGGAGTAGCCCTTCTCCTTGAGGAGGGCGATGGCCTGCGGCCAGACCTCGGCGGCGGGCTTGCGGTAGGTGTGGGTGCGCGCCTTGTCGTTGAGGAAGGCCTCACGGCGGCGGCCGGCGCAGCCGGTGGCGGAGGTCAGACAGAGGGCGGCGACGACGAGCAACGACAACGCCCCGAGGCGGGACTGGGACGGGTTCATGCGCTTGACTCCAGGGAATGTGAGACGGCGCGAACATCCCTCACTGCCGCCCCGTCGCCAAGTCCCCGGAGGGAAGGTTGCGGAGGGCAACCATCTGCTTGCGTCTGTCTACGCTGGGCGTGTGGGCTGGGGCGGGTGTGTGCCCACGTGTTCGAGGATCTGCGCGGAAACCCGGGCCGGCGCCTCCAGGGGGGCGAAGTGGCCCACGCCCGGGAGGTAGCGCACCTGGGGAGGCAGCTCGAACCAGGGCTCCAGGTCCTCGGTGAGCTCGCGGCCCAGGGCGCGGTCCTCCTCGGCCCAGACCAGGCGGAAGGGGGCGCGGATGCGGGGGTAGCCCTGGAGCAGGCGGCGGGCGCCGTTGGGGGTGAGGAGGTCGCGGAAGGACTGGCGGTAGTAATCCACGGCGGCGCGGGCGGCGTCCGGGTGGGCGAGGTTCTGGGCGTACGGGGCGAGGCGCGCGTCGCTGACCTGGGAGTTCCGGGCCATGCCCGCGCGGATGAGGCCTGGGACGCGGGCGCCGTTGTTCGCGGACAGGGCGCGCTCGGGCAGCCAGGGGAGCTGGAAGAAGAACATGTACCAGGAGCGGCGCAGCTGGGCGGGTCGCCAGATGCGGCGCAGCAGGACGGCGGGGTGGGGACAGTTGACGACGGTGAGGGTGGCGACGATGTCCGGGCGGGTCGCGGCCACGTGGTAGGCGATGCCGCCGCCCCAGTCGTGGCCCACGAGGTGGATGGGGCGGTCGGGCTGGAGGTGGCGGGCGAGTTGGTAGATGTCCTCGGCGAGCGTGTCGAGGTCGTAGCCCGTTCGGGGACGGTCCGTGCCGCCGTAGCCGCGCAGGTCCGGGGCCACGGCGTGATAGCCCGCCGCGCCGAGCACGGGCAGCACGTCACGCCAGCTCTCCGACAGCTCGGGGAAGCCGTGCAGCAGGAGGATGAGCGGACCGTCCGTGGGTCCCGCTTCCAATGCCTGCATGCGCAGCGAGGCCAGGGGAATGGACAGCGAGGCGAGCGCGGGGGCGTCCATGGGGGCGCAAGCTAGCAGTCCGCCAGACGCGGGCGGACTCATGCGGAAGGCCTTGCGTCCATGACTCATCAACGTGCGAGGATTAACGACGGGAAATGGGTTTCCGTAGGTTCCTGACTTGAGGCAAGTGAGGTTGTCGGAGCGTCCGCCATGTCGACGCCACTTCGATACTTCATGGCCAGACTGGGCGTGGCCCGGCTTCGTAGACAGGTTCGTTAAGCTGCCAGCCTACTTGTTGCGGCCTCTCGCTCGAACCCTTCCGCTGAAACGAGTCCCGGGTCGACCATGAAGCTTGCCACCCGCATCCGTCAGTCCGAGGTCGCCTTCCGCAGCGGCGTCCGACTGGTCCTGTTCATGATGGCCCTGTGGCTGTGCGCGATGCTCTTCAGCGTGCCGCTGGCCGCGAGAATCACAGGGTTCCTGGCCCTCTTCTTCACAACCACGACGGCCCTCGAGGCCTGGAACGTGTGGCGCTTGCGTCGCCTTCCACCCGAGGAGCCAAAACGAAGGAGAAACCCGAAGTGAGCGGGAGGCCGCATCGGTCGGATGACCGACCTCATCCCGTTGACCGACCTCGGGCAAATGACGGACACGCGGCGTGAGACACTCGTGCGACGAGTACCTCACACATGACGACTCCCACCACGTCACATAGGAGGAACAGGGGCCCTGTTGCGACGTGAGGCGCGAGTGGGCAAGGGGTGCTGAGGAGCAGACTGGCCCGTGCGCTCCGGGTGCGCCAGAGTGTCGCGCGCCCGCCCCAGGCTCGGGGCGGCCCTCCATCCAGACAGGTGCGCGAAACGATGCTGCGACGAATCGGCGGGCTCCTCGGTGCGGTACTGCTCCTCTCCCTTCTCGGCGGCTGCACGCGGAACACTCCGCGCCCGGACACCGCGGGCACCTCCGTCTATGTGGCCGCGCGCGTGCGCACCCTCGACCCGGGCCGCCCCGTCGTCGAGGCCCTCGCCGTGCGCGAAGGCAAGGTGCTCGCCACCGGCACCCGTGACGAAGTGCTCGCCGCCGCCGGTCCCGGCGCGCGCGTCGTGGACCTGGGCACCGCCACCATCGTCCCCGGCCTCACCGACTCGCACGGCCACCTGTCCTCGCTCGGTCAGTGGGAGGCCACCGTCACCCTGCTCGGCGCCACCACCAAGGAGGAGGCCCTCGCCCGCGTCGCCAACGCGCCGAGCACCTCCTACCAAGGCGAGTGGCTCGTCGGCCAAGGCTGGGACCAGAACGACTGGCCCGAGAAGACCTTCCCCACCCGCCAGGACCTCGACGCCAAGCACCCGCGCACGCCCGTGTACCTCACGCGCATCGACGGCCACGCGGCCTGGGTGAACAGCGAGGCGCTGCGCCGCGCCGGCATCACCCGCGCCACCCAGGACCCCAACGGCGGCCGCATCCTCCGCGACGCCAGCGGCGAGCCCACCGGCATCCTCGTCGACAACGCCATCGGCCTGATTCACACCGTGCTGCCGCCCCTCACGGAGACCGAGCGCGCCGCGCAGCTCACCGCCGCCCTCACCCGCGCCGCGCGCGTGGGCCTCACCGGCGTGCACGACGCCGGCATGGACCTGGCCACCTTCCAACTGCTCCAGCGCATGGACAAGGAAGGCAAGCTGCCGCTGCGCGTCTACGCCATGGCCGACGGACAGGCCCCCGAGCGCGCCGAGTTCCTCCGCATGGGCCCCTACCACGGCGAGCGCCTCACCCTGCGCGCGGTGAAGCTCGTGCTCGACGGAGCGCTCGGCAGCCGAGGCGCCGCCCTGCACCAGGACTACAGCGACGAGCCCGGCCACCGCGGCCTGTTGCTCCTCACCCCCGAGGAGTACGAGAAGCGCGTCACCGACTTCATGCGCGCGGGCTTCCAGGTCTGCACCCACGCCATCGGCGACCGCGCCAACACGCTGGTGCTGGACACCCTCGCGCGCGCGATGCAGGCCACGTCCACGCAGGACGGCCGCCACCGCGTGGAGCACGCGCAAATCATGGGCCTGGACGACATCACCCGCCTGGGCCGCATCGGCCTCATCGCCAGCGTGCAGCCCACGCACGCCACCAGCGACATGCCCTGGGCCGAGGCGCGCGTGGGCCCCGAGCGCATCCGCGGCGCCTACGCCTGGCAGCGCCTGAAGTCCTCCGGCGCCGTGCTCGCCCTGGGCAGCGACTTCCCCGTGGAGCGCCCCGACGTGCTCGCCGGCCTCTACGCCGCGCGCACGCGCCAGGACGCGCGCGGCACGCCCGAGGGCGGCTGGTACGCCGACCAGCGCCTCAGCGGACAAGAGGCCCTGGAGGGCTTCACCGTGGGCGCCGCCTGGGCCTCCTTCGCCGAGGCGCGCCGCGGCCGCCTGCAGCCCGGCATGGACGCGGACTTCGTCGCCCTGTCCATCGACCCCGTGGACGCGCCCGTCTCCGAGCTGCCCGGCGCCCAGGTCCACCTCACCGTGGTGGGCGGCGATGAAGTCCACCGCGCCACCCCGTGAGCTGTGATTAGAGGTTCGACACCAGGCTGAGCGACTGGACGCGGCGGTGCAGCTCCTCCTGCGCCGCCTGTCGCTCCTTCGCCAGCCGCTCCAGCTCGCGGGCGATGGCCTCCAGCCGGTCCTCCTGCTCGTTGAGCTTGGCCACGAAGCGCTCGGCCAGCTCCCGCTGGGACACGCCGCTCTTGAGCGACTCGATGTTGGAGCGGATGCGCTCCTGGTCCTTGAAGAGCTGCGCGCGCTCCTGAGTCAGCTGCTGCTCGTCGCGCGTGAGCGTGGCCACGCGCTCGCGGATGGCAATCACCTCCCGCAGCGCGTCCGACATCGCCTTGTCCACATAGCGCTGCGACAGGAAGAAGGCCACGTCGTCCGGGCCCACCGAGGACAGCGCGTAGTGCCGGTGGCCCGTGGTGCGCTCGGACACCACGAACGTCTCCTGCGCGCCCGCGGCCAGCGTCCGCTTGAAGCGCCAGAAGCCGTCCGTCGTCTCCTCCGGCGCGGGCACGTCCTTGGCCAGCTCCCAGCCGATGCGCGGGTGCTCGATGAACAGCACCTGTGGCCGGGGCGCCTTGTTGCGCACCACGTACGTCGTGCGCCGCACGTTGTGGTACTCCGCCATCAAGCTGCCGTGGTTCACCACCACGCGGTAGACGGGCCCGTCCTCGGCGCCCTCCTCCACCGTGACGACGCAGCCCAGCTCCACCGCGTACGGCACGAAGCGCGTGTCCTGCGGCTTCATCGTGTCGAGCATCGCCTCGCCCACGTAGCGCTCGTCCTCCGTCACCGTCACCGGCCCGCCCTCCAGCGTCAGGCCCGTGGTGTTCTTCAGCTCGATGCACGCCATCGGGTTCTTCTCGCGCGTCGCCCGGTTGTAGAGCAGCACCCGACGCCCCTCGAACGGCTTGTGCAGGATGGGCACCAGCGCGCTCTGGTTGCGGTGCACCGTCACCGGCCGGTCCACGCCGTACTCGAACAAGTCCCCCACGTCCTTGGTCAGCGTCGTCACCTTCGCGCCCTGCTGCTCGAGCACGTCGCGCAAACGGGGACCGCCAGGGCCACCGGAGGATGGGCCGCCCTTGCTGCGCATCAGCGAGCGCGAGCGACCCGGCGCCATCGCGGGAGCAGGCGCCATCTCGGCCATCATCGGCATCGCCTCACTCTCCTTATCCATCATGATGTCCGGGGCGCTCGCGTAGCTCTCCTCGGGAATCACCGGCGCGGCGGCGGCCTCCGTCCTCACCTCCACCACGGGACGCTTCATGTAGCGGGGGTTGTAGAGGTCGTGCACGAAGGACACCGGCAGGCCCGCGACGAGCGCCAGCTCCACGTCCACCCAGTCCTCGTCCCCCGTGTTGTCCACCAGCGCCCAGCCTTGCAGGAGCGGCGACTCGCCCTCGTCCAGGAGGATGCGGTAGCTCGTCTTCCATACCGGCGCTTCCACCACGTAGCTGACGAACACCTCGCGCTCACCCTCGCCGGAGGTGAGGATGCTCATGCGCTTGCTGTCCTTCTTGTACGAGGACAGCACCGTGGACAGATAGAACTCCAAATCCTTGCGCACCGCCTCGTCGAGGAACTCCAGCTCGGTGATGTCCAGCACGTCGAACGTGCGCAGCGAGGCGCCCACCAGCAGCGACAGGAAGGGGCGCACCACGCTGGTCTCACCGGCGGCCACCGCGAGCGACTCCAGGCCGATGATGGCGCCCTCCACCTGACCGCCACCCACGCGCGCCCTCACGCGCGCACCCTTGATTTGACCGAGCAGCGCCGTGAGGCTGCCGTCCTCCGGAATCCGGATGGTGGCCTCCGCGAGCAGCTGCTCCAGCGGCTTCGTCGAGTCGTAGCTCACCGCCGACACCGAGCCGCCCGACAGGTCCAACACCGTCAGCGACTTGAGCACGTCGTTCATGTCCCGCGCCTTGAAGTCCAGGTGCAGGGTGTCGCTGCCCGTCACGCTCCCCTTACGCTCGAAGTAACCGACGCCATGCTTGTAGAGGACGACCCGGCGGATGGACAGTGGGGTGGGCATGAGCGCGGAAACTCCAGGAAGTTGGGGATGACCTGTCCCCCGGTGTATCAAGCCCCGCCTGGGGTCGCGCAATGCCGCGCAAGGCCCTTCTCGTGAGGTGACGCCCGAATGCGAAAGCCCTCCGCTTCCTTCCTGTCCCGCTCCGCGCTCTTGTGCGCGGCGCTGACGCTCGGCTCCGGCTGTGAGAGCACGAAGCCCCGCGCCGCGGGCCCTACCGATGGGGTTCCGGTGACGCAAGGCGGCACGTCCGGGAGCGCCACGGACGCGCCCACGGGCACCGCCACGCCGGAGGCTCCCGGCTCGACGAAGGGGACCTCCGCCTGGCACCGCGCCCGGGTGGGCGACCAGGTCGTCTATTCGTTCTCCGCGATTCGCACGCCGCCGCGCGACGCGCAGGGTGGCTCGGCCGCGGCGGGCAAGCTGACCTTGGAGGTCGCGGCGGTGGAGGGCTCGCGCGTGTGGCTGACCCTGACGCTCGAGAGCGACAAGGGCGGTGAGCTGACGCAGCCCCGGCTGTCGCGGCGGCTGGCGATTCCCATGCGCGTGGAGGCCTCCCGGCCGCTGGAGGTGGCGCGCGAGGGCACCGCGACGTCCGAGCAGCCCACGGCCGCGGGCCGCACCTGGGAGGCGAAGCGTTATCTGCGCGACAATCGCCCGGTGGATGGTCCGCTGGAGAACCGGCTGTACGCGGTGGACGCGGGGCCGCTGTATCTGACGAACGGGCTGCTCGACGCGAGCACCACGCTGTCGGGCTTCGGCGCCGCGGGGAGCCATCAGCTGACGTTGGTGTCGGTGCGCCAGGGCAGGGAGGGCGCGGGCATGGCGCCGGACCTGGAGTGGCCGCTGGGTCCTGGCACGTGGTTCGACCGGGAGATGGAGTCGGAGGGCACGAAGACGGTGCTGCGCACGTGCCAGTCGGCGGAGGCCGGTTACGTGCTGCGCACGGAGGCGCCGGTGAACCCCGCGACGGACGAGGCGCCGTGCCAGGACTTCTCGCAGGCGAGCGTGATGCCGTTGGAGGAGGTGCTGCTGTCGTTCATCTCGCTGGGGCTGGAGCCCAAGCAGTGGCCGCCCGTCGTCCCCAACTCGGCGCCGGCCGTGCGCGAGACGCTGGCGGTGGGCACCAAGCGGGTGCCGGTGCTCCAGGTGGACGCCAACGAGGGGCCGACGAACGCGAAGCAGGTGCGCACGCTGCTGTTCGCCGCGGACCCGTGGGAGAAGACGCTCGGCGGGCTGGCGCACGAGGCGCGGTTCGAGCCGCTGTCGGACTTCACCTATCGCGTCTCGTCCAAGGGCAAGCGTGAGTCGCAGGGTGGCGCGAAGCTGACGGGCTTCGGTGCGTGGCAGCCGTGACGACGCTGTACACCGTGGTCATCGAGGTGGAGCCGGGCGCGGAGGCCGCGTGGAATCAGTGGCACGAGGGGACACACGTCCCCGAGGTGCTGCGCGAGCCGGGATTCCTGGGGTGCCGCAAGTGGAGGGACACGGAGCGGGCCCCGGATGGCTGGGCCCGGTACGTGTGTCACTTCGAGCTGGGGAGTGAGGCGGACTTCCAACGCTACACCACGAGCGACGCGGCGAAGCACTTGCGAGCGGAGTCGCTCGCGCGCTTCGGGACGGTGACGCGGCACTCGCGGCAGGTTCTGTCCGAGGTGAAGCGGTTCTGACAGTGCACGCAGGCTCCCGGGTTCTCGTCGTGGAGCGCGGGAGCCTGGGTGCTCAGTACAGGTTCTTCTTGTAGTCGTGGTCCAGCGCCCAGCTGAGCATCGTCCTGGAGACGAGGGCGCGCAGCGTCGCGGCGGCGGCGCCCTTCTGGGGACTGCGCCGGACATGGTCGACGAACACGTCGGCCATCTTCGGCAGCTGGCTCGCGGGCACGTGACGCGCGGTGTCCCACAGCCCCGCGTCGACGATGGCCTGACTTGTGTGCAACCGCGCCGCGTGGGACTCCAGGAGCAGCGCCAGCTTCGGCACCTTGCCCTCGACGGACATCGAGGCCAGCAGCGAGGGCTCGGTGGAGAGCGAGGCGATGCCGGAGACCTCCAGGAAGCGCGCCTCACCTGGAATGAGCGCGAGCAGCGCCACGCGAGATTGTTCGAGGACGTTGTGGAAGGTGTCGGTGCGACGGTTGCCGGGGCGGTGGGTACGGCCACCCGCGCGCCGTCGAGTCGGAGGAACTCCGTGGGGTCGCCCTTGGGGCTCACGTCCGCGAAGCCCTGCGCATCCAAGGAAGCCAGCGCGACGAAGGGCAACAGCGCCACCTCCACGAGCCCTTGATGGGCTGGTGCAACGGGCTCCCAGGGAGCAGCCAGCTTGTCCTGAATCTCTGCCCGACCCACACTAGGAATCAGTACGGCGCCGAGGGTACCCCACACCCTGCATCACAGGTTCTTCGCACGACTCGATGGTTCCCATCCTGAGGGGGCGGGCGCTTCACTGTAGACCCTTGAACTCGATGCGGAACCCTCGCTGCTGAGCAAGCACGCCGAGCTTCAGAGCGATATCCGAGTGCCGCCACGTCGAGTCGGCCTCGACGCGCAGCACGTCGCCATTGATGCGGATGGAAGTCCTCACGTGCGGTGCGAGGTCGCATTGGAGCACGTCACGTGAAGCGTCCGTTTCACTGCCCAAGAAGGCGACCTCGTCGCAGAGCGCCCGCGCGAGGTCCCGGACGTCGCGGTCCGCCCGGTAGACCGCCGACTGGCGCGATGCACAAGCGCAGAAGAGACAGAGCACCAACCAAGTCAGGCGTGGATTCATGAGGTCCTGGGTTCTCGTGTCCACTCTACCCACACCAGGAATGCGCGAGGCGGGAGTCCTTCTCCCGCCAGCGCTCGCGTCACGCGCAGAGATTGCGCGCGATGACGCGTGGGAAGTACCCCGCCGACTCGGAGGGCAAATCCAGCCTGAGATAGACATAGGCGCGTGGGGTCGTGTCGCTGGACGGATGGCCGGAAACGTCCAGGCGCCGGAAGCCGAGCGACTCCAGGGTCGTGAGTGACGTGGTGTGGCCCGCGCGGACGGAGGTCTCCAGGTGTCGCAATCCATCCAGCCTGACGCCCTGCCGGATGAGCTCCGACATGGTCCAGTGCCCTGCACCATTCTGGCGATGCTGCGCCAGGATGGAGCAGCACACGCGGGCGTAGTGCTCCTCGCGGCGGATGTTGGTCAGCGCGGCGAGGCCGATGACGCCGTTGCCCCGCTCGGCCACGGCGAACAACCGGGTCCCCTCCGCCGCGCTCCAGCGACCGGGAGGACGTCCTCCCGCCTCGGGCCTCCACCAGCCGAAGAACTCCTCGACATCCGGCTCCTCCAACAACATCCGAGCAGCCACCAGGACAGCGGTCCCCGCCACATCCATCGGAATGAGCTGACGCTCATGCATGCAGGCTTCCCCCCTTCGCACCGGGGAGACTTCAAGGGACATGCCAGGAGGACCTCCCAAGGCGCGTCCCGCGAGTCCTCCGA
Protein-coding regions in this window:
- a CDS encoding DUF2293 domain-containing protein; translated protein: MPESLTFAPTSDPRRVRAPDGRVLSVPEGWALLPPGDAGLTRRVKAAGPTWTVVEKVGRKLFSRGVWAPAPHILQAKAALEAERATPAYAKKLAAGRERRAREQEEYEVDFANSVLRFLAFSPAWLSHAKKLAVLVSAHATPVGSGTVARTERIPVERRAEAAVIAWMRHQTTQYDDMSIARVKGARREVRRELAEISRAVLDLHRRDVPHGPAACPLCTALSRVGAGTPQT
- a CDS encoding GNAT family N-acetyltransferase, with the translated sequence MHERQLIPMDVAGTAVLVAARMLLEEPDVEEFFGWWRPEAGGRPPGRWSAAEGTRLFAVAERGNGVIGLAALTNIRREEHYARVCCSILAQHRQNGAGHWTMSELIRQGVRLDGLRHLETSVRAGHTTSLTTLESLGFRRLDVSGHPSSDTTPRAYVYLRLDLPSESAGYFPRVIARNLCA
- the rnz gene encoding ribonuclease Z — protein: MSLLRLTFLGTSAAQPTLHRNLSGLAVKADTDLLLFDCGEGSQRQMVRFGTGFTVDAVFFTHFHADHYLGIIGFLRTLGMMGREHAIHLYGPPPARRLLHQAVHLGVEAMSFPVEIHEVKDGDVVQRNGYALHAIGVDHRINALAYALVEDERPGRFHLEKARELGVPPGPHYGKLQKGESVTLEDGRVVKPEDVLGAPRPGRKLVISGDTRPCAAVVKAAQDADLLIHESTFSDDEQARALETHHSTAREAARVAREAGARRLVLTHLSSRHDTDPAKLLTQAREEYKGPCEVAYDGFTLELPLRD
- a CDS encoding DUF6068 family protein, with the translated sequence MRKPSASFLSRSALLCAALTLGSGCESTKPRAAGPTDGVPVTQGGTSGSATDAPTGTATPEAPGSTKGTSAWHRARVGDQVVYSFSAIRTPPRDAQGGSAAAGKLTLEVAAVEGSRVWLTLTLESDKGGELTQPRLSRRLAIPMRVEASRPLEVAREGTATSEQPTAAGRTWEAKRYLRDNRPVDGPLENRLYAVDAGPLYLTNGLLDASTTLSGFGAAGSHQLTLVSVRQGREGAGMAPDLEWPLGPGTWFDREMESEGTKTVLRTCQSAEAGYVLRTEAPVNPATDEAPCQDFSQASVMPLEEVLLSFISLGLEPKQWPPVVPNSAPAVRETLAVGTKRVPVLQVDANEGPTNAKQVRTLLFAADPWEKTLGGLAHEARFEPLSDFTYRVSSKGKRESQGGAKLTGFGAWQP
- a CDS encoding DUF4286 family protein, whose protein sequence is MTTLYTVVIEVEPGAEAAWNQWHEGTHVPEVLREPGFLGCRKWRDTERAPDGWARYVCHFELGSEADFQRYTTSDAAKHLRAESLARFGTVTRHSRQVLSEVKRF
- a CDS encoding alpha/beta fold hydrolase, with product MDAPALASLSIPLASLRMQALEAGPTDGPLILLLHGFPELSESWRDVLPVLGAAGYHAVAPDLRGYGGTDRPRTGYDLDTLAEDIYQLARHLQPDRPIHLVGHDWGGGIAYHVAATRPDIVATLTVVNCPHPAVLLRRIWRPAQLRRSWYMFFFQLPWLPERALSANNGARVPGLIRAGMARNSQVSDARLAPYAQNLAHPDAARAAVDYYRQSFRDLLTPNGARRLLQGYPRIRAPFRLVWAEEDRALGRELTEDLEPWFELPPQVRYLPGVGHFAPLEAPARVSAQILEHVGTHPPQPTRPA
- a CDS encoding TetR/AcrR family transcriptional regulator — protein: MTAARAEFARKGLRGARIEDITAACGLSKGAFYLHFESKEALFAEVLTSFETRLNAMNSRRMEAMERHLREHGLPGPRDRLERTERYQCFFQTEIDFDLESLELMWAHRDIVAVLVNGSQGTPFESLLWRMTDAQVERVARDFRRLQEAGAVDQEMDARLFASFIVGAFVLLAQRMVHLQEKPDLSAWAHTLQRLCEGGTLPRFETPAVARPPARAQRPQTSTRREPARAKTRHTPRKRP
- a CDS encoding amidohydrolase → MLRRIGGLLGAVLLLSLLGGCTRNTPRPDTAGTSVYVAARVRTLDPGRPVVEALAVREGKVLATGTRDEVLAAAGPGARVVDLGTATIVPGLTDSHGHLSSLGQWEATVTLLGATTKEEALARVANAPSTSYQGEWLVGQGWDQNDWPEKTFPTRQDLDAKHPRTPVYLTRIDGHAAWVNSEALRRAGITRATQDPNGGRILRDASGEPTGILVDNAIGLIHTVLPPLTETERAAQLTAALTRAARVGLTGVHDAGMDLATFQLLQRMDKEGKLPLRVYAMADGQAPERAEFLRMGPYHGERLTLRAVKLVLDGALGSRGAALHQDYSDEPGHRGLLLLTPEEYEKRVTDFMRAGFQVCTHAIGDRANTLVLDTLARAMQATSTQDGRHRVEHAQIMGLDDITRLGRIGLIASVQPTHATSDMPWAEARVGPERIRGAYAWQRLKSSGAVLALGSDFPVERPDVLAGLYAARTRQDARGTPEGGWYADQRLSGQEALEGFTVGAAWASFAEARRGRLQPGMDADFVALSIDPVDAPVSELPGAQVHLTVVGGDEVHRATP